A window of the Artemia franciscana chromosome 21, ASM3288406v1, whole genome shotgun sequence genome harbors these coding sequences:
- the LOC136041088 gene encoding uncharacterized protein LOC136041088, giving the protein MCEPRKPCITIEILKVSYLKNQAYVEYLNSECAIKQEEFKIIRNKVNSMRRKAKKEYFANQLSLNKDNTKRIWKVINDLLGKKKKAPHSSLLIQGELVNDEISITTKFAEFYSSVGQNVQAQELVNFNNDLMKDEFVNDGGIGNEIEFQPCTGDEILTVVKTIKLNSAGTDGINLKTFKSLMCYFMPCLEHIINPALQTGIFPDALKRAKVIPLHKGGSKLEIENYRPI; this is encoded by the coding sequence ATGTGTGAACCCAGGAAGCCCTGCATAACTATTGAAATTCTTAAAGTGtcatatttgaaaaatcaagcGTATGTGGAATATTTAAATAGTGAATGTGCCATAAAACAGgaagaattcaaaataatacgCAACAAAGTGAACTCGATGagaagaaaggctaaaaaagaatactttgCCAACCAATTGAGTTTAAATAAGGATAATACtaaaagaatttggaaagttattAATGACCtattgggaaaaaagaaaaaagctccACATAGTTCGCTACTGATTCAAGGTGAACTTGTTAATGATGAAATAAGTATCACGACTAAATTTGCTGAGTTTTATTCAAGTGTTGGGCAAAATGTACAGGCGCAAGAGTTGGTGAActttaataatgatttaatgAAAGATGAATTTGTTAATGATGGAGGAATcggaaatgaaattgaatttcagcCTTGTACTGGAGATGAAATTCTGACGGTtgtgaaaacaatcaaattGAATTCAGCAGGGACAGATGGCATTAATCTGAAAACTTTTAAGTCACTTATGTGTTATTTCATGCCATGTCTAGAGCATATAATCAATCCTGCCCTCCAAACTGGTATATTCCCTGATgcacttaaaagggcaaaagtAATCCCCCTTCACAAAGGTGGCTCTAagctagaaattgaaaattatagaccCATATGA